One Pleurodeles waltl isolate 20211129_DDA chromosome 3_2, aPleWal1.hap1.20221129, whole genome shotgun sequence genomic window carries:
- the LOC138286346 gene encoding histone H4-like: MIGRSKEGKGFGKGGTKRHRKMLQDNIHGITTPAICCLAPCGEVKHMSSLIYKETRGVLKAFLWNVILDTVTNTDYIKLKTVTTMAVVYILKHQGRTLDKFGG, translated from the coding sequence ATGATTGGGCGCAGCAAAGAAGGAAAAGGTTTCGGCAAAGGGGGCACCAAGAGGCACAGGAAGATGCTTCAGGACAACATCCATGGCATCACCACGCCTGCCATTTGCTGCTTAGCACCCTGTGGAGAAGTCAAGCACATGTCCAGCCTCATCTATAAGGAGACACGCGGTGTGCTTAAGGCTTTTCTGTGGAATGTGATACTGGACACAGTCACCAACACCGATTACATCAAATTGAAGACTGTAACCACCATGGCTGTGGTGTACATCCTTAAGCACCAGGGGCGCACTCTCGACAAATTTGGCGGCTAA